One segment of Metallosphaera cuprina Ar-4 DNA contains the following:
- a CDS encoding helicase C-terminal domain-containing protein, with protein sequence MELRNWQSTLKDKVAKALKQGILVALQSPTGSGKTLFSLVSALEVKPKVLFVVRTNNEFYPIYRDAKKLGKKFSFLMGKSKSCLYSDESAESEDIECSLCDSSSVTQVEMKDPPFSVLKGLKERGRIEKFCPYFSILSSISEADVVAVTYPYLFVPRTRESLDLDLDKTVIIVDEAHNLDNLNELDERRINEQTVNLALKEVKSEESKRILERLKAEIKRSVHPDERYIKVENYPKLDENELELLEDEYKDRREEMIRNKAIKRLHIGSVVKFYDSIKYYGPNDAQVFSMRGSLVLKPLLPTSYLSILNEEVPVLLMSGTMPPKDYLVNVFGIKRKILYVDVERELKEKVTGSFDCMLAVDVTSSFSSRGELMWRKYASYLLMIYYQARSNVLAIFPSYSIMDAVMSHVKVNKYVEGSRTNIEEILTESRSKKLIIAGVARGKLSEGVELTSEGISMISDVALCGIPYPPFDDYMKMRSEAIYRSTGQPIKEVLIEIPAVIAVKQAIGRAIRGKHDHATVWLLDKRFETAWWKAKINCFNPKKVKL encoded by the coding sequence GTGGAGCTAAGGAACTGGCAATCCACCCTAAAGGATAAGGTAGCAAAGGCGTTAAAACAAGGTATTTTAGTTGCCTTACAATCTCCCACAGGGAGTGGGAAGACACTTTTCTCTTTAGTCTCCGCTTTGGAAGTTAAACCCAAGGTCTTGTTCGTTGTAAGGACCAATAACGAGTTCTACCCAATTTATAGAGACGCTAAGAAGCTAGGCAAGAAGTTCTCATTCCTTATGGGAAAGTCCAAATCGTGCCTTTACTCAGACGAGAGCGCGGAATCAGAGGACATAGAGTGTTCCCTATGTGACTCCAGTTCGGTAACCCAAGTGGAGATGAAGGACCCGCCCTTCTCGGTCTTGAAGGGGTTGAAGGAGAGAGGGAGGATAGAGAAGTTTTGCCCATATTTCTCAATTCTGAGCTCTATAAGCGAGGCGGACGTAGTTGCGGTAACCTATCCTTATCTGTTCGTCCCTAGGACGAGAGAATCCTTGGATTTAGATCTAGATAAGACCGTGATAATTGTAGACGAAGCTCACAACCTAGATAACCTGAACGAGTTGGATGAGAGGAGGATCAACGAACAGACAGTAAACCTAGCGCTCAAGGAGGTCAAGAGCGAGGAATCTAAAAGGATCTTAGAGAGGTTAAAAGCCGAAATAAAGAGGTCTGTGCATCCCGATGAGAGGTACATCAAAGTGGAGAATTACCCAAAGCTTGACGAGAACGAGCTAGAGCTACTCGAGGATGAGTACAAAGATAGGAGAGAGGAGATGATAAGGAATAAAGCGATCAAGAGACTGCACATAGGTAGCGTAGTTAAGTTCTACGACTCCATTAAGTACTACGGCCCTAACGACGCTCAGGTCTTCTCCATGAGGGGGAGCTTAGTGTTGAAACCGCTCCTCCCTACGTCCTACCTCTCAATACTAAACGAAGAAGTTCCGGTTCTCCTCATGTCCGGTACGATGCCTCCAAAGGACTATTTAGTTAACGTGTTTGGAATAAAAAGGAAGATACTTTACGTTGACGTCGAGAGGGAGTTGAAGGAGAAGGTGACGGGGTCTTTCGATTGCATGTTGGCAGTTGATGTCACCTCCTCATTTTCAAGTAGAGGGGAACTGATGTGGAGGAAGTACGCTAGCTACCTGCTGATGATATACTATCAGGCTAGATCTAACGTTTTAGCGATCTTCCCAAGTTACTCGATTATGGATGCTGTGATGAGCCACGTTAAGGTTAACAAGTATGTGGAGGGAAGTAGAACTAACATTGAGGAAATATTGACAGAGTCTAGGAGCAAGAAACTGATAATAGCCGGGGTGGCCAGGGGGAAGCTCTCAGAGGGGGTTGAATTAACCAGCGAGGGGATTAGTATGATAAGTGACGTAGCGCTGTGCGGCATTCCTTACCCGCCTTTCGATGATTACATGAAAATGAGAAGCGAGGCCATCTATAGGTCCACTGGACAACCGATCAAGGAGGTGTTGATCGAAATCCCTGCAGTCATAGCGGTGAAACAAGCTATAGGCAGGGCAATTAGAGGAAAGCACGATCACGCGACGGTTTGGCTTTTAGATAAGAGATTTGAGACTGCGTGGTGGAAGGCAAAGATAAACTGTTTTAATCCAAAAAAGGTAAAGCTATGA
- a CDS encoding Rieske (2Fe-2S) protein — translation MRVGEKKKILVENKEILLIYLGGERYLAFDNKCPHLGCDLSKYGVLIREELVCQCHFSHFSVKDGRPLKGASKRSIKVYSVKVNGSNLNLEEVS, via the coding sequence ATGAGAGTGGGAGAGAAGAAGAAGATCTTGGTGGAGAACAAAGAGATCCTTCTGATTTATCTAGGGGGGGAGAGATATCTAGCGTTTGATAACAAGTGTCCCCACCTAGGGTGTGATCTAAGTAAATACGGAGTGCTAATAAGAGAGGAGTTAGTATGCCAATGTCACTTTAGTCACTTCTCAGTGAAGGACGGTAGACCATTAAAAGGGGCCTCAAAGAGAAGTATAAAGGTTTATTCTGTAAAAGTTAACGGAAGTAACCTGAATTTAGAAGAAGTAAGCTAG
- a CDS encoding 3-phosphoshikimate 1-carboxyvinyltransferase, giving the protein MIIGIERSRIEGEVKAPPSKSFAIRYVLLSLITDVKLESIPSSDDVTVANKVVHDLKDGRDELFLGGSATTLRMVIPILLALGRKIKIDGDQTLRRRPLNSLRYLKGGKFTTLQPNANGSISLPMVVEGKLEQETEIEGWESSQYVSGLIYAYCILGYGRIKVIPPVSSKGYIHMTADVINSVGGKVEIRDDVIEIKCSKLKKFHGSVPGDYALASFYAIGALITGGEIKISSLYPPPSYFGDHEIVNMIKQTGAVSEVTGDTWFVKGSDVRRPLAVSINDVPDLAPSLAGLMATIPGESKMLDSERLRIKESDRINTIISTLRSFGIDAHYSSGTITIVGGEPKRGEITCPNDHRIAMLAGDLALRAGGIVKNAECVSKSNPNYWKDLASLGAKIREI; this is encoded by the coding sequence TTGATAATAGGGATAGAACGATCTAGAATTGAAGGAGAGGTTAAGGCTCCACCCTCAAAAAGCTTCGCCATAAGATACGTTCTCCTCTCTTTGATTACGGACGTTAAGCTGGAATCGATCCCCAGTTCAGACGACGTAACGGTAGCTAATAAGGTAGTTCATGACCTTAAGGACGGGAGAGACGAACTGTTCTTAGGCGGTTCCGCTACTACCTTGAGGATGGTAATCCCCATCCTACTAGCTCTCGGAAGGAAAATCAAGATAGATGGAGATCAGACGTTAAGGAGGAGACCCCTGAACTCACTTAGATATCTAAAGGGTGGAAAGTTCACAACTTTACAACCTAATGCTAACGGTTCCATTAGCCTGCCTATGGTGGTCGAAGGGAAGCTGGAACAGGAAACTGAGATAGAAGGTTGGGAGAGCAGTCAATACGTTTCTGGATTAATTTACGCCTATTGCATTTTAGGATACGGTAGGATCAAGGTAATTCCTCCGGTTTCCTCTAAAGGATACATTCACATGACGGCAGACGTGATAAACTCCGTTGGAGGGAAGGTGGAGATTAGGGATGACGTTATTGAGATAAAATGCTCCAAGTTGAAAAAATTTCACGGCAGTGTGCCGGGGGACTACGCTTTGGCCTCCTTCTACGCCATAGGAGCTCTGATAACTGGGGGAGAGATCAAAATAAGTAGCCTTTACCCTCCACCTAGTTACTTTGGGGACCATGAGATAGTTAACATGATAAAGCAAACGGGAGCCGTAAGCGAAGTTACGGGAGACACCTGGTTTGTCAAAGGTTCTGACGTTAGGAGACCTTTAGCCGTCTCAATAAATGACGTACCGGATCTAGCCCCCTCTTTGGCCGGGCTTATGGCAACAATACCTGGAGAATCAAAGATGTTGGACAGCGAGAGGTTGAGAATCAAGGAGAGCGACAGGATAAATACGATAATTAGCACTCTCCGAAGCTTTGGCATAGATGCTCACTACTCTTCTGGGACCATAACGATAGTTGGAGGCGAGCCTAAAAGGGGGGAGATAACTTGCCCTAACGATCACAGGATCGCTATGCTAGCTGGAGACCTTGCCCTGAGAGCCGGAGGGATTGTAAAGAACGCCGAATGCGTGTCTAAGAGCAATCCTAACTACTGGAAGGACTTGGCGAGTTTAGGAGCCAAGATAAGGGAGATTTAA
- a CDS encoding shikimate kinase yields MQAYGGVSIINALPSWYGSSMAIDMKVKVRVWEGKRNSDDKLVNEILDYFASLNVPDLRVEIESEIPIGSGLKSSSALSTALIGEIAQKFSLKVDVTKLSAILSLKAGVSYTGAFDDAVSSWYGGISFTYNKEFKLIKTQRASEDMIVLLLARGGKTRVDMSKLRAFRTLFLEFFNIAMSGRIWEAMKLNGIAVATILGYSSEPIESSLRAGALASGISGNGPSYFAVAKEGEEGPILEALEKFGKVKLVRAINLDNRDRTI; encoded by the coding sequence ATGCAAGCGTACGGAGGCGTCTCGATAATTAACGCTCTGCCCTCATGGTATGGCTCTTCGATGGCTATCGACATGAAGGTGAAGGTAAGAGTATGGGAAGGTAAAAGAAACTCCGACGATAAGTTGGTTAATGAGATACTCGACTACTTTGCGAGCCTAAACGTACCAGACCTTCGCGTTGAGATAGAGTCCGAAATCCCAATTGGCTCAGGATTGAAGAGCAGCAGCGCCCTCTCTACCGCCTTGATAGGTGAGATAGCTCAGAAGTTCTCCTTGAAGGTAGACGTTACTAAGCTTTCTGCCATCCTCTCTCTTAAGGCTGGAGTCTCATATACGGGGGCGTTCGACGATGCGGTCTCGTCATGGTATGGAGGGATCTCCTTTACATACAACAAGGAGTTCAAATTGATTAAGACGCAGAGAGCCAGTGAGGATATGATCGTTCTTCTCTTGGCTAGAGGGGGGAAGACTAGAGTGGACATGAGTAAGTTAAGGGCTTTCAGGACCCTTTTCTTAGAGTTCTTTAATATCGCTATGTCAGGAAGGATATGGGAGGCGATGAAGTTAAATGGGATTGCGGTGGCAACGATTCTAGGTTACTCCTCAGAGCCTATAGAGAGCTCACTGAGGGCTGGAGCTCTGGCCTCTGGCATATCCGGAAACGGACCCTCTTATTTCGCCGTGGCGAAGGAGGGAGAGGAAGGTCCCATCTTAGAGGCGCTTGAGAAGTTTGGTAAAGTTAAACTAGTGAGGGCGATAAACCTTGATAATAGGGATAGAACGATCTAG
- a CDS encoding 50S ribosomal protein L16 produces the protein MPLRPGRCYRHFSGPAYTRKEYIPGVPQPKITKFTMGDQKKDYDYEVRLVTKQIGQIRHNALEAARVISLKQMTAMVGNESDFYLYVTKYPHHVIRENKMMAFAGADRLQDGMRLSFGKPIGTAARITKLGDVIMALKVKKEHLEFAKKAFKVASSKIPLDTEISVVPLKEEKK, from the coding sequence ATGCCACTAAGACCAGGAAGGTGTTATAGGCATTTCTCAGGTCCAGCTTATACCAGAAAGGAGTACATTCCAGGAGTGCCGCAACCTAAGATAACTAAGTTCACTATGGGTGACCAAAAGAAGGACTACGACTATGAGGTCAGGCTTGTTACTAAACAGATAGGTCAGATAAGGCACAACGCCCTAGAGGCCGCTAGGGTTATCTCGCTCAAACAGATGACCGCAATGGTTGGAAACGAGAGTGACTTCTACCTGTACGTTACTAAATACCCCCATCACGTGATAAGGGAAAACAAAATGATGGCTTTCGCTGGAGCGGATAGACTTCAGGACGGAATGAGATTGTCTTTCGGTAAACCGATAGGAACCGCCGCAAGGATAACTAAGTTGGGAGATGTCATAATGGCCTTGAAGGTGAAAAAGGAGCACTTAGAGTTCGCTAAGAAGGCGTTCAAGGTAGCGTCCAGCAAGATCCCTCTAGATACCGAGATCTCGGTTGTTCCTCTAAAGGAGGAAAAGAAGTGA
- a CDS encoding type I 3-dehydroquinate dehydratase: protein MKPEIVVSLPVTRPDDLNKVNKIDGLVELRLDYSTELPNPEELIPFKHKVLVTLRDKEEGGRIKYDVDFKAKYLERLNELGILYDVEASFLERRKIEYVGKIVSAHYFSSLPSTEEIDQLFRKYEGAYTIKVAVASLPGYRELLSYVSGKPNATFMPMSNDPIERLAFSLLGSKLLYTYLESPTAQGQLSYTQAKQILECIFK from the coding sequence ATGAAACCAGAAATAGTGGTCTCTCTACCCGTAACGAGGCCTGATGACTTGAACAAAGTAAATAAAATAGATGGATTAGTAGAGCTCAGGCTTGACTACTCCACAGAACTTCCTAACCCGGAGGAACTGATACCTTTTAAACACAAGGTTCTTGTGACCTTGAGGGATAAAGAGGAAGGTGGGAGGATAAAATACGACGTTGATTTTAAGGCGAAGTACCTTGAGAGACTGAACGAACTCGGGATTCTATATGACGTTGAGGCTTCCTTCCTTGAAAGGAGGAAGATCGAGTACGTGGGGAAGATAGTGTCCGCACATTACTTCTCGTCTCTCCCCTCAACGGAGGAGATAGATCAGCTCTTTAGAAAGTATGAGGGGGCGTACACGATAAAGGTTGCAGTGGCCTCTTTGCCAGGCTACAGAGAACTGCTTTCATACGTATCAGGGAAGCCTAACGCGACCTTCATGCCCATGTCTAACGACCCGATAGAAAGGTTAGCCTTCTCGCTTCTAGGTTCAAAACTCCTCTACACTTACCTTGAATCTCCTACAGCTCAGGGACAGTTGAGCTACACGCAGGCGAAACAGATATTGGAGTGCATATTTAAATGA
- a CDS encoding transcription factor S: MKFCPKCKSMMTPRKINGNVIYKCVKCGYEDEGPRSQIISSKVKHSETERTIVIEDQQLPAGTQKMRGVLCSKCGNDEVYFWMLQTRAADEPPTRFYKCTRCGKVWREYE; encoded by the coding sequence TTGAAGTTCTGTCCGAAATGTAAGTCTATGATGACTCCGAGGAAAATTAATGGAAACGTGATCTACAAATGCGTCAAGTGCGGATACGAAGATGAGGGACCCAGATCTCAGATAATTTCCTCTAAGGTAAAACACAGTGAAACTGAAAGGACCATAGTTATAGAAGACCAACAGTTACCTGCAGGAACACAAAAGATGAGAGGTGTGCTTTGTTCTAAGTGTGGAAACGATGAGGTCTACTTCTGGATGTTACAAACTAGGGCAGCGGATGAGCCGCCTACTAGATTTTACAAGTGCACGAGATGCGGAAAGGTGTGGAGAGAATACGAATAA
- a CDS encoding nucleotidyltransferase family protein, with the protein MKAIILAGGYGKRLRPFTDEKPKPLLDIGGRPILEWQILWLKRFGITEIVLLTGYKREVLIDWASQNSDRLGVNFVFSVENEPLGTGGAIKKVKHFVNEDFLVVNGDILTNLDVTRLQDMSIALVPLRSPYGVVKTEGDVITEFTEKPILYDYWINAGVYKFNPDIFEYLPDKGDVEKITFPALTKGRLIKGIKFSEAYWRSIDSVKDMEEASLEVEDKIK; encoded by the coding sequence GTGAAAGCAATAATTCTAGCAGGAGGTTATGGAAAGAGATTGAGGCCTTTTACAGATGAGAAACCAAAACCTCTGTTAGATATTGGTGGTAGACCCATATTGGAGTGGCAGATTCTCTGGCTTAAGAGGTTTGGGATAACTGAGATCGTTCTCCTGACTGGATATAAGAGGGAGGTCCTAATCGATTGGGCTTCGCAAAACTCTGATAGACTTGGTGTAAACTTCGTGTTTAGTGTGGAGAACGAGCCGTTGGGAACTGGAGGTGCAATAAAGAAGGTAAAGCATTTCGTAAACGAAGACTTCCTAGTCGTTAACGGTGATATTTTAACTAACCTCGACGTCACGAGGTTGCAAGACATGTCGATAGCGTTAGTTCCGCTGCGAAGCCCATATGGTGTAGTGAAAACTGAAGGTGACGTTATTACAGAATTCACTGAGAAACCTATCCTTTACGACTATTGGATTAACGCTGGGGTGTACAAGTTTAACCCAGATATCTTCGAGTACTTACCGGATAAAGGCGATGTAGAGAAGATAACCTTTCCGGCATTAACTAAGGGGAGACTCATAAAGGGAATTAAGTTCAGTGAGGCCTACTGGAGGTCCATAGACTCCGTAAAGGATATGGAGGAGGCCTCATTAGAGGTAGAAGATAAAATTAAATGA
- a CDS encoding DNA-directed RNA polymerase subunit L — protein MEVVVEKKDDNYVEFRIQGEDHTLGNLVAATMRRVPGVILSTYYLPHPLKDELIIKVKTDGSISPVDALKKAIEQIEKTAESFLQDLEKV, from the coding sequence ATGGAAGTCGTAGTTGAGAAGAAGGACGACAATTACGTGGAGTTTAGAATTCAGGGGGAGGATCACACCCTCGGTAACCTGGTGGCTGCAACAATGAGGAGAGTCCCAGGGGTCATCCTTAGTACCTACTATTTACCACATCCCCTTAAGGATGAACTGATAATAAAAGTCAAAACTGATGGGTCCATCTCGCCCGTGGACGCTCTGAAAAAAGCGATAGAGCAAATAGAGAAGACCGCTGAGTCCTTTCTTCAAGATTTAGAGAAGGTATGA
- a CDS encoding exosome complex RNA-binding protein Csl4 yields MGNQGDLTTPGELLGVIEEFTPGEGCYEHQGQVRAAVVGKVFYDMINRKSNIIPERKNLSFKLRKAKYVYGVVSSLKEDYAIVEVSGVEERFINPSITGYLHISQVAQKHVKDLRDAIRPSDVIKAKPISFTYPLQLTLRGRDLGVIIAYCSVCGTLMIKADEEHLKCPNCNNVEPRRIGPYTVRGNGSRS; encoded by the coding sequence ATGGGAAATCAGGGAGACCTTACAACACCTGGCGAACTATTAGGAGTTATCGAGGAGTTCACACCAGGTGAAGGTTGTTATGAACATCAAGGACAAGTAAGGGCGGCAGTTGTTGGAAAAGTCTTCTACGATATGATTAACAGGAAAAGTAACATAATACCTGAGAGAAAGAATCTCAGTTTCAAATTGAGGAAAGCCAAATACGTCTATGGGGTAGTTTCATCGCTTAAGGAAGATTACGCTATAGTGGAAGTGAGTGGAGTGGAGGAGAGATTTATAAATCCCTCCATAACGGGTTACCTGCACATTTCACAAGTGGCTCAAAAGCACGTTAAGGACCTCAGGGACGCGATAAGGCCATCTGACGTAATAAAGGCTAAACCTATTTCCTTCACTTACCCTCTGCAACTTACATTGCGAGGTAGGGACTTAGGTGTGATCATAGCTTACTGCTCCGTTTGCGGCACTCTAATGATCAAAGCTGACGAGGAACATTTAAAATGTCCGAATTGCAATAACGTTGAACCTAGGAGAATAGGTCCCTATACGGTGAGAGGAAATGGAAGTCGTAGTTGA
- the aroC gene encoding chorismate synthase, with amino-acid sequence MPGNSFGKIFTITTFGESHGQAVGVIIDGVPAGLRLSQEDIEFELSFRRPGRLYVSGRRERDIPEILSGVYNGRTTGSPIAIIVKNTDVISSFYEEVKIKPRPGHADLPFIMRYGYENWDYRGGGRSSARETVGRVAAGALAKKLLMYHDTWIAGRLKSLGLVDSPPADFLSILCSKYSPVRASDQDTELKFEELVKQATVEGDSLGGVAEIVVRNPPAGMGEPVFDKIKADLAKALLSIPAVTGFEYGLGFNAAKMKGSEANDAIVKRGEKLGWRDNKSGGILGGITTGEDIVLRCSFKPTSSIRKPQGTVNLMTGEPAEISVIGRHDPAVAIRGVSVAESMVAITLADHSLRSGFIPPVKLESKEAEIVENRWRRYMEECKRTEASR; translated from the coding sequence TTGCCGGGTAACTCTTTCGGTAAGATCTTTACCATAACGACGTTCGGTGAGAGTCACGGGCAGGCTGTGGGCGTCATCATAGATGGTGTCCCAGCGGGGCTCAGACTATCTCAAGAGGATATAGAGTTCGAGTTGTCCTTTAGAAGGCCAGGTCGACTTTACGTCTCCGGAAGGAGAGAGAGGGACATCCCAGAGATCTTAAGCGGTGTATACAACGGTAGAACTACCGGTTCTCCTATAGCGATAATTGTTAAGAACACTGACGTAATTTCCTCATTTTATGAAGAGGTTAAGATTAAGCCTAGACCAGGGCATGCGGACCTTCCTTTCATTATGAGGTACGGTTACGAGAACTGGGACTACAGAGGTGGGGGTAGATCAAGCGCTAGGGAAACGGTAGGACGGGTAGCAGCCGGGGCTTTAGCCAAGAAACTGCTTATGTATCACGACACGTGGATAGCTGGACGCCTTAAGAGTCTGGGTCTAGTCGACTCCCCTCCAGCTGATTTCTTAAGTATCCTTTGCTCGAAGTACAGTCCCGTTAGGGCGTCAGATCAAGACACAGAGTTAAAATTTGAGGAATTGGTTAAACAGGCTACAGTAGAGGGGGATAGCTTAGGAGGGGTAGCCGAGATAGTTGTGAGGAATCCTCCTGCCGGAATGGGGGAACCCGTTTTCGACAAAATCAAGGCCGATTTAGCTAAGGCTTTACTCTCCATTCCAGCTGTAACCGGGTTCGAGTACGGTCTGGGTTTCAACGCTGCTAAGATGAAGGGGAGCGAGGCTAACGACGCGATCGTAAAGAGAGGCGAGAAGCTAGGATGGAGAGATAACAAGTCTGGAGGTATATTAGGCGGGATAACCACCGGCGAGGACATAGTTTTGAGATGTTCGTTCAAACCCACTAGCTCTATAAGGAAACCGCAAGGAACTGTGAACCTCATGACGGGGGAACCGGCTGAGATCTCAGTGATAGGAAGACATGACCCTGCGGTAGCAATAAGAGGTGTGTCCGTAGCGGAATCGATGGTTGCAATAACTTTAGCGGACCATTCACTAAGGTCAGGCTTTATACCTCCGGTTAAACTGGAGAGCAAAGAGGCTGAGATAGTGGAAAACAGATGGAGGAGGTATATGGAGGAATGCAAGCGTACGGAGGCGTCTCGATAA
- a CDS encoding thioredoxin family protein — MEVEIFTHKNCTECNLLIEYLESRGLLGKVKLVDTELYPFLALERGVISTPSVFVDGKLVYAGKVDLYELEEILNGNQVSREFNREELIKKFMEGVVDSFAATAWLYVNRDFDSFMSQRDFVLAVTGLALSDKVDEGYQFLRDVLVKDGEKVLNEWEPMMLKNISSNFVREIYWLYERKLPKESLFSKYPLEVFAHWLMVRGGAVGRVGLRIHPLSSVQTMTRIAKVYSYLQENYDSIWDRVEKEQRKLKEMRAVQ; from the coding sequence ATGGAAGTGGAGATCTTCACTCACAAAAATTGCACAGAGTGCAACCTGTTAATAGAGTACTTGGAGAGTAGAGGGCTGTTAGGCAAGGTCAAGCTGGTCGATACCGAACTTTACCCATTCTTAGCTTTGGAGAGGGGGGTTATCTCAACCCCTTCAGTTTTCGTAGATGGGAAGTTGGTTTACGCTGGTAAAGTGGACCTTTATGAGTTAGAGGAGATCTTAAATGGTAACCAGGTGAGTAGAGAGTTTAACAGGGAAGAACTGATCAAGAAATTTATGGAGGGTGTGGTGGACTCCTTCGCAGCCACAGCCTGGCTCTACGTTAATAGGGACTTCGACTCGTTCATGTCGCAGAGGGACTTCGTTTTAGCTGTCACTGGGTTAGCCCTCTCAGATAAAGTTGATGAGGGATATCAATTCCTTAGGGACGTCCTAGTGAAAGACGGTGAGAAGGTGTTAAACGAGTGGGAACCAATGATGCTTAAGAACATATCATCAAACTTCGTTAGGGAAATATATTGGTTGTATGAGAGGAAATTACCTAAGGAGTCTTTATTCTCCAAATATCCGCTAGAGGTTTTCGCCCATTGGCTAATGGTTAGGGGAGGAGCAGTGGGCAGGGTTGGATTGAGAATACACCCTTTAAGCAGCGTTCAAACAATGACGAGGATAGCTAAAGTTTACTCTTACCTTCAGGAAAACTACGACTCCATATGGGATAGAGTTGAGAAGGAGCAGAGGAAGCTCAAGGAGATGAGAGCAGTTCAATGA
- the dph2 gene encoding diphthamide biosynthesis enzyme Dph2, protein MSYVFDESALSQEIRKRGAKRVLLQFPEGLRYFSTELVQKLSSSLPDVEFLISGEPSWGACDVAEDEANLLRVDLLVHFGHSPYTWYYPKFPTLFVRAESTLELDDETISKLKNKLEEMKVNSVALTSTVQHASLLSRIKKALTPRFKVEIGRPSSPFMNDGQVLGCDYRSAMVEADVQVNVSGGLFHALGLGLATNKPVLKLDPYTKQVEDITPQVFKIMKIRYSKIMEAMDSTTWVIVQGLKVGQNRPLMVRSLESKLKSMGKKTFVVTSKVLNQDALRNLDRSYIDVFVVTSCPRLPTDDLYSYEKPVLTPGEAKMIITNKLEPYIFPW, encoded by the coding sequence GTGAGTTACGTTTTTGATGAGTCGGCCTTAAGTCAGGAAATAAGGAAAAGAGGAGCTAAAAGGGTACTTCTTCAGTTTCCTGAAGGGCTTAGATACTTCTCAACGGAGCTCGTCCAAAAGTTATCCTCCTCTTTACCTGACGTGGAGTTCCTAATCTCGGGGGAGCCAAGCTGGGGAGCCTGCGATGTGGCTGAGGACGAAGCTAATCTCTTAAGAGTGGACCTGCTGGTTCACTTCGGTCACTCACCTTACACTTGGTACTATCCTAAGTTCCCAACGCTTTTTGTAAGGGCTGAGAGCACATTGGAGCTGGACGACGAGACGATATCTAAGTTAAAGAACAAGTTGGAGGAAATGAAGGTTAACTCGGTTGCGTTAACCTCAACAGTTCAACACGCTTCTCTCCTGTCAAGGATAAAGAAAGCGCTAACTCCTCGTTTTAAGGTCGAGATAGGAAGACCCTCTTCACCTTTCATGAACGATGGCCAAGTGTTGGGATGTGACTACAGATCCGCAATGGTTGAGGCTGACGTTCAGGTTAACGTTTCAGGTGGGCTCTTTCATGCGTTAGGACTAGGTTTGGCTACGAATAAGCCCGTCCTTAAGCTAGATCCTTACACTAAGCAAGTTGAGGACATAACTCCTCAGGTTTTCAAAATCATGAAGATTAGATATTCTAAGATAATGGAAGCTATGGACTCAACTACATGGGTCATAGTTCAAGGGTTGAAAGTGGGTCAGAACAGACCGCTTATGGTGAGATCCTTAGAGAGTAAGCTCAAGTCCATGGGCAAGAAAACTTTCGTTGTAACTAGCAAAGTTCTAAATCAGGATGCCCTCAGGAACCTGGACAGGAGTTACATCGACGTGTTTGTGGTCACCTCATGTCCCAGGCTTCCCACAGACGATCTATACTCTTATGAGAAGCCTGTGCTCACTCCTGGCGAAGCGAAAATGATTATAACCAATAAGTTAGAACCATACATATTTCCGTGGTGA